Proteins encoded within one genomic window of Kibdelosporangium phytohabitans:
- a CDS encoding DegT/DnrJ/EryC1/StrS family aminotransferase produces MTQYVWGYLDEYENERADLLAAVDEVFRSGKLVLGPSVAGFEQEFADYHGAAYCVGVDNGTNAIVLALRAIGVGAGDEVITVSNTAAPTVIAIDAVGATPVFVDVHEDTYLMRVDQVEAAITERTKCLLPVHLYGQCVDMAPLEAVAAEHGLPILEDCAQAHGATHHGRIAGSMGLVSAFSFYPTKVLGAYGDAGAAVTSDPEVDANLRRSRYYGMEDVYHVVRTPGYNSRLDEVQAEILRRKLTRLPGYLAGRRAIADRYAEALSDTDLVLPVTAPGNDHVYYVHVVRHPRRDEIIAALREHDIHLNISYPWPVHTQKGFAHLGVEPGSLPVTERLAGEIFSLPMYPSLTRGAQDKVIDALREVLATL; encoded by the coding sequence ATGACTCAATATGTCTGGGGTTATCTGGACGAATACGAAAACGAGCGGGCCGACCTCCTCGCCGCGGTGGACGAGGTCTTCCGTTCGGGCAAGCTCGTGCTCGGCCCGAGCGTGGCCGGGTTCGAGCAGGAGTTCGCCGACTACCACGGGGCCGCGTACTGCGTCGGTGTCGACAACGGCACCAACGCGATCGTGCTGGCCCTGCGCGCGATCGGTGTCGGCGCCGGCGACGAAGTCATCACCGTCTCGAACACCGCTGCCCCCACAGTGATCGCGATCGATGCCGTCGGCGCCACACCGGTCTTCGTCGACGTGCACGAGGACACGTACCTGATGCGCGTCGACCAGGTCGAAGCCGCGATCACCGAACGCACCAAGTGCCTGCTGCCGGTGCACCTGTACGGGCAGTGCGTGGACATGGCGCCGCTGGAGGCCGTCGCGGCCGAACACGGCCTGCCGATCCTGGAGGACTGCGCGCAGGCGCACGGCGCCACGCACCACGGCCGGATCGCGGGCTCGATGGGCCTCGTGTCGGCGTTCTCGTTCTACCCCACCAAAGTCCTCGGCGCCTACGGCGACGCCGGCGCGGCGGTCACCAGCGACCCCGAGGTGGACGCGAACCTCCGCCGGTCGCGCTACTACGGCATGGAGGACGTCTACCACGTCGTGCGGACGCCGGGCTACAACAGCAGGCTCGACGAGGTGCAGGCGGAGATCCTGCGCCGCAAGCTGACCAGGCTGCCCGGCTACCTCGCCGGCCGCCGCGCGATCGCCGACCGGTACGCGGAAGCCTTGTCGGACACCGACCTCGTGCTCCCGGTGACCGCGCCGGGCAACGACCACGTCTACTACGTCCACGTCGTCCGCCACCCGCGGCGCGACGAGATCATCGCGGCGCTGCGGGAGCACGACATCCACCTCAACATCAGCTACCCGTGGCCGGTGCACACCCAGAAGGGGTTCGCGCACCTCGGTGTCGAGCCGGGTTCGCTGCCGGTCACCGAACGGCTGGCAGGCGAGATCTTCTCGCTGCCCATGTACCCGTCGCTGACCCGCGGCGCACAGGACAAGGTCATCGACGCGCTGCGCGAAGTCCTTGCCACCCTCTGA
- a CDS encoding NDP-hexose 2,3-dehydratase family protein, with protein sequence MTSTSAAPVTGHGVLTTIAQFDEWWADRHRAGRFDVTRIPFAELDTWHFDEATGNLGHDSGRFFTVEGLQVEVGGEPVTWQPIINQPEIGLLGIVVKRFGGVLHCLMQAKMEPGNVNTLQLSPTVQATRSNYTQVHRGATTRYLDLFIGPDRGEVLVDVLQSEQGAWFWRKRNRNVVVEITGDVPVNDDYRWLPLHLVRELMRVHNLVNMDARTVLSCMPFAQPDEAVQSRGTSFADALTRSYLSDKALHTTSAALSWFTEAKTMCDWSVRLIPVGEVRNWSRTEHEIADDAGRDFRIIGVRVEAGNREVTAWTQPLLEPRGQGLAIFLTRSIGGVLHVLVQARPEIGLLDLVEMGPTVQLLPGQDPADVDDPFVKGVATGEVGRIRYDTVLSEEGGRFLNALTRYRVVEVGDEFPVDVPPNFCWLTVRQLMDLLRHGHYLNIEARSLLACVHSLW encoded by the coding sequence GTGACTTCCACGAGTGCCGCGCCGGTGACCGGGCACGGCGTGCTGACGACGATCGCGCAGTTCGACGAGTGGTGGGCCGACCGCCACCGGGCCGGCCGGTTCGACGTGACCAGGATCCCGTTCGCCGAACTGGACACGTGGCACTTCGACGAGGCGACCGGCAACCTCGGGCACGACAGCGGCCGGTTCTTCACCGTCGAGGGACTGCAGGTCGAGGTCGGCGGCGAGCCGGTCACCTGGCAGCCGATCATCAACCAGCCGGAGATCGGCCTGCTCGGCATCGTGGTCAAGCGGTTCGGCGGGGTGCTGCACTGCCTGATGCAGGCCAAGATGGAACCGGGCAACGTCAACACGTTGCAGCTCTCGCCGACCGTGCAGGCCACCCGCAGCAACTACACCCAGGTGCACCGCGGCGCCACGACCCGCTACCTCGACCTGTTCATCGGGCCGGACCGCGGCGAGGTGCTCGTGGACGTCCTGCAGTCCGAGCAGGGCGCGTGGTTCTGGCGCAAACGCAACCGAAACGTGGTCGTCGAGATCACCGGGGACGTGCCGGTCAACGACGACTACCGGTGGCTGCCGCTGCACCTGGTGCGCGAGCTGATGCGCGTGCACAACCTGGTGAACATGGACGCACGGACTGTGCTGTCGTGCATGCCTTTCGCGCAGCCCGACGAGGCCGTGCAGTCCAGGGGAACGTCCTTCGCCGACGCGCTGACCCGCTCGTACCTGTCGGACAAGGCGTTGCACACGACCAGTGCGGCGCTGAGCTGGTTCACCGAGGCGAAGACCATGTGCGACTGGAGCGTCCGGCTGATCCCGGTCGGCGAGGTGCGCAACTGGTCACGCACCGAGCACGAGATCGCCGACGACGCCGGGCGGGACTTCCGCATCATCGGGGTGCGGGTCGAGGCGGGCAACCGCGAGGTCACCGCGTGGACCCAGCCGCTGCTCGAACCACGCGGCCAGGGACTGGCGATCTTCCTGACGCGCTCGATCGGCGGCGTGCTGCACGTGCTGGTCCAGGCACGCCCGGAGATCGGGCTGCTCGACCTGGTCGAGATGGGCCCGACCGTGCAGCTGCTGCCCGGTCAGGACCCCGCGGACGTCGACGACCCGTTCGTCAAGGGCGTGGCGACCGGCGAGGTCGGCCGGATCCGTTACGACACTGTGCTTTCCGAGGAAGGCGGCCGGTTCCTCAACGCGCTGACCCGGTACCGCGTGGTGGAGGTCGGCGACGAGTTCCCCGTCGACGTGCCGCCGAACTTCTGCTGGCTGACCGTGCGGCAGCTGATGGACCTGTTGCGGCACGGCCACTACCTCAACATCGAAGCACGCAGCCTGCTCGCCTGCGTGCACAGCTTGTGGTGA
- a CDS encoding dTDP-4-dehydrorhamnose 3,5-epimerase family protein → MQARKLAVEGAVEFSPRIFADDRGHFVSPYQEAAFVDAVGRPLFAVTQTNISMSRRGVVRGVHYTSTPPGTAKYVYCTRGKVLDIVVDIRVGSPTYGKWDAVILDPESYRSSYMPLGVGHAFVALEDNSVMSYLLSQSYVPENELALSVLDPELSLPIPRDIDPVLSDRDLEAPTLAEANARGLLPDYATCLRIEASPLVNARPA, encoded by the coding sequence ATGCAGGCACGGAAACTGGCCGTCGAAGGCGCGGTCGAGTTCTCGCCGAGGATCTTCGCCGATGACCGCGGCCACTTCGTGTCGCCGTATCAGGAGGCCGCCTTCGTCGACGCGGTCGGCAGACCGCTGTTCGCCGTGACGCAGACCAACATCAGCATGTCCCGGCGCGGGGTGGTGCGGGGTGTCCACTACACGAGCACCCCGCCCGGCACGGCGAAGTACGTCTACTGCACGCGGGGCAAGGTGCTCGACATCGTCGTCGACATCCGCGTCGGCTCACCGACGTACGGCAAGTGGGACGCGGTCATCCTCGATCCGGAGTCCTACCGCTCGTCCTACATGCCGTTGGGCGTCGGTCACGCGTTCGTGGCGCTCGAGGACAACTCTGTGATGTCGTATCTGTTGTCGCAGAGCTACGTGCCGGAGAACGAACTGGCGCTGTCGGTCCTCGATCCGGAGCTGAGCCTGCCGATCCCGCGGGACATCGACCCGGTGCTGTCCGACCGCGACCTGGAAGCGCCGACGCTCGCCGAGGCCAACGCGCGTGGCCTGTTACCGGACTACGCCACGTGCCTGCGGATCGAGGCGAGCCCGTTGGTCAACGCCCGGCCCGCCTGA
- the rfbB gene encoding dTDP-glucose 4,6-dehydratase → MRLLVTGAAGFIGSHFTRYWLGEHPADTVVALDALTYRGTETNLTDIRDRITFVHADIADGVAVERTLADHGIETVVNFAAESHNSLAVLDPARFFRTNVLGTQSLLESCLRAGVKRVHHISTCEVYGDLPLDADEAFTEESPYRPRTPYNASKAGADHAVRSYHETFGLPVTITNCANNYGPNQFPENVLPLFTTRALDGEPLPVYASKHNRREWIHAVDHCRAIDAVLQRGRIGQTYHVGTGLEASVEQIADLVLDELGLPGSLKKTVPDRPGHDRRYLLDAGKIRRELGWQPQVSFDTGVRETIRWYADNRAWWEPLRDRSPVNESAWATKS, encoded by the coding sequence ATGCGTTTGCTCGTCACCGGTGCGGCCGGGTTCATCGGCTCGCACTTCACCCGTTACTGGCTCGGGGAACACCCAGCCGACACCGTGGTCGCGCTGGACGCGTTGACCTACCGGGGAACCGAGACCAACCTGACCGACATCCGCGACCGGATCACGTTCGTGCACGCCGACATCGCCGACGGCGTCGCCGTGGAGCGCACGCTGGCCGACCACGGGATCGAGACCGTGGTCAACTTCGCCGCCGAGTCGCACAACAGCCTGGCCGTGCTGGATCCCGCCCGGTTCTTCCGCACCAACGTGCTGGGCACGCAGTCACTGCTGGAGTCCTGCCTGCGGGCGGGAGTCAAGCGCGTGCACCACATCTCCACCTGCGAGGTCTACGGCGACCTGCCGCTGGACGCCGACGAGGCGTTCACCGAGGAATCGCCCTATCGGCCGCGCACGCCGTACAACGCCAGCAAGGCAGGCGCTGACCACGCCGTGCGTTCGTACCACGAGACGTTCGGTCTGCCGGTGACGATCACCAACTGCGCCAACAACTACGGGCCGAACCAGTTCCCGGAGAACGTCCTGCCGCTGTTCACCACGCGCGCGCTGGACGGCGAACCGCTGCCGGTCTACGCCTCCAAGCACAACCGCAGGGAGTGGATCCACGCGGTCGACCACTGCCGTGCGATCGACGCCGTGCTCCAGCGCGGCAGGATCGGCCAGACGTACCACGTCGGCACCGGCCTGGAAGCCAGCGTCGAGCAGATCGCCGACCTGGTGCTGGACGAGCTCGGCCTGCCGGGTTCGCTGAAGAAGACCGTGCCCGACCGTCCCGGGCACGATCGGCGCTACCTGCTCGACGCCGGGAAGATCCGGCGTGAGCTGGGCTGGCAGCCGCAGGTCAGCTTCGACACCGGGGTCAGGGAGACGATCCGCTGGTACGCGGACAACCGGGCCTGGTGGGAGCCGCTGCGTGACCGCAGCCCGGTGAACGAGAGCGCGTGGGCCACGAAGTCCTAG
- a CDS encoding GNAT family N-acetyltransferase produces MDDLDLLRLEADTIWGREPGGIACDTVFVTVTTYDGRAEVIDGQAVVASGTPTAMSVARSWVLPSPPTPPSAPAGYSLVHEPRDLRRPVSWDADEWALLMSGAAGPWAAVVDGDEVASLAHCARWTERAAEVGVRTEDPYQRRGLAPVVARAWATLLADHGKVLFYSADEDNTASHRVAAKCDARPLGLLCQLSLRR; encoded by the coding sequence GTGGATGATCTTGACTTGTTGCGGTTGGAAGCGGACACGATCTGGGGACGCGAGCCCGGTGGCATCGCGTGTGACACGGTGTTCGTGACGGTGACGACATACGACGGCCGAGCTGAGGTCATCGACGGCCAGGCCGTGGTCGCGTCAGGCACGCCGACCGCCATGAGCGTGGCGCGCAGCTGGGTATTGCCGAGCCCGCCGACCCCGCCGTCAGCTCCGGCCGGGTACTCGCTCGTACACGAGCCACGCGACCTGCGACGGCCGGTGAGCTGGGACGCGGACGAGTGGGCGTTGCTGATGTCGGGTGCAGCCGGGCCGTGGGCTGCTGTCGTGGACGGTGACGAGGTCGCGAGCCTCGCGCACTGCGCGCGGTGGACCGAACGGGCCGCGGAAGTCGGTGTGCGGACCGAGGACCCGTATCAAAGGCGAGGCTTGGCTCCGGTGGTCGCACGCGCCTGGGCCACGCTTCTCGCTGACCACGGCAAGGTGCTGTTCTACAGCGCCGACGAGGACAACACCGCTTCGCATCGCGTCGCCGCCAAGTGCGACGCGAGGCCGTTGGGCCTGCTGTGCCAGCTCAGCCTCCGCCGGTGA
- a CDS encoding cytochrome P450, whose amino-acid sequence MDTPQFPMSRAAGCPFDPPPELTAQAPVSRVRLWDGSTPWLVTGYADVRAVLADPRVSVDATQPGFPHTNAVSKARDTTMRTLMQMDPPDHTAQRRLLAAQFAIRKMAALRPRIQRIVDDLVDGLLAGPKPVDLVAAFALPVPSQVICELLGVPYADRAFFQEVARTLVMDEPDPGRAVAASAELNAYLEDLVVRKNADPGEDMLSTLAVEQSRTGAMTPHEIAVLGQLLLVAGHDTTTSMITLGTAALLAHPEQFRAVRDSDDPALVADAVDELLRYLSSTHTEARRVAREDLDIGGHVIRGGDGIVAVKSTANRDHTAFPEPDALDVRRSARHHVAFGHGRHVCVGAPLARLELQVVFSTLYRRLPGLALAVPFDELAFDENAIFYTVRELPVTW is encoded by the coding sequence ATGGATACGCCACAGTTCCCGATGTCCCGTGCGGCGGGATGCCCCTTCGACCCGCCGCCGGAGTTGACCGCGCAGGCACCGGTCTCGCGGGTGAGGTTGTGGGACGGCAGTACGCCCTGGCTGGTCACCGGCTACGCGGACGTGCGCGCCGTGCTGGCCGATCCGCGCGTCAGCGTCGATGCCACCCAGCCCGGGTTTCCGCACACCAACGCGGTGAGCAAGGCGCGCGACACGACAATGCGGACGTTGATGCAGATGGACCCGCCGGATCACACCGCGCAGCGGCGGCTGCTGGCCGCGCAGTTCGCGATCAGGAAGATGGCGGCCCTGCGGCCCCGGATCCAGCGGATCGTGGACGACCTCGTCGACGGGCTGCTCGCCGGGCCGAAGCCGGTGGATCTGGTCGCGGCGTTCGCGTTGCCGGTACCGTCGCAGGTCATCTGCGAACTGCTGGGCGTGCCGTACGCCGACCGTGCCTTCTTCCAGGAGGTGGCCAGGACGCTCGTGATGGACGAGCCGGACCCGGGCCGGGCCGTGGCGGCGAGCGCGGAACTGAACGCCTACCTGGAAGACCTGGTAGTCAGGAAGAACGCCGACCCCGGCGAGGACATGCTCAGCACCCTGGCCGTCGAGCAGTCGCGGACCGGAGCGATGACGCCACACGAGATCGCCGTTCTGGGCCAACTCCTGCTCGTCGCCGGGCACGACACCACCACCAGCATGATCACGCTGGGAACGGCCGCGCTTCTGGCGCACCCGGAGCAGTTCCGCGCCGTCCGCGACAGCGACGACCCCGCGCTGGTGGCCGACGCGGTGGATGAGCTCCTGCGGTACCTGTCCAGCACGCACACCGAGGCCCGTCGTGTCGCGCGGGAGGACCTCGACATCGGCGGCCACGTGATCCGCGGTGGCGACGGCATCGTCGCGGTGAAGAGCACGGCCAACCGGGACCACACGGCCTTCCCCGAGCCCGACGCGCTCGACGTCCGCCGCAGCGCACGTCACCACGTCGCCTTCGGGCACGGCAGGCACGTGTGCGTGGGCGCGCCGTTGGCCCGGCTGGAGTTGCAGGTCGTCTTCAGCACCTTGTACCGGCGACTGCCGGGCCTGGCGTTGGCCGTGCCGTTCGACGAGCTGGCGTTCGACGAGAACGCGATCTTCTACACGGTGCGGGAACTGCCGGTCACGTGGTGA
- a CDS encoding metal-dependent hydrolase family protein, which produces MATLSIVNAQVFDGESDELHPGTVYVADGRIAEVGPDAPSTADRVIDAKGGTVLPGLIDAHFHAYGISLNGQYIESTPLSFVALAGAKRLGGALARGFTTVRDVAGGDPGLAAAIEQGLIASPRYLYTGAALSQTGGHGDPRSTDSDLCGFHHHTTEVVDGVDAVRRAVRDRFRRGAHAIKIMTSGGVMSLTDPIRIPQYSPEEVTAITTEAARRGSYVAAHAYSPEAIKHSVENGVRSIEHGNLLDAATAELMARHEAFLVPTLAAYDAIERRGDEFGLAAVSKAKNREVLDSGRTAIELARAAGVRVGFGTDLMGGLEDEQLQGLRLQVDVDGVLNTLRSATSVNADLIGRADLGRVRAGGVADLLILEGNPFDDPRVLWSGQENRTVVQAGTPVG; this is translated from the coding sequence ATGGCCACACTGTCGATCGTCAACGCCCAAGTGTTCGACGGGGAGTCCGACGAACTGCACCCCGGCACCGTGTACGTCGCCGACGGCCGGATCGCCGAGGTGGGGCCGGACGCCCCGAGCACCGCCGACCGGGTGATCGACGCCAAGGGCGGTACCGTCCTGCCCGGATTGATCGACGCGCACTTCCACGCGTACGGCATCAGCCTCAACGGCCAGTACATCGAGTCGACGCCGTTGAGCTTCGTCGCGCTCGCCGGTGCGAAACGGCTGGGAGGTGCGCTCGCCCGCGGTTTCACGACCGTACGCGATGTCGCGGGCGGTGACCCCGGGCTGGCCGCCGCGATCGAGCAGGGTCTCATCGCGTCACCGCGTTACCTCTACACGGGTGCCGCGCTGAGCCAGACGGGCGGGCACGGCGACCCGCGTTCCACCGACTCCGACCTCTGCGGCTTCCACCACCACACGACCGAGGTGGTCGACGGCGTCGACGCGGTGCGCCGGGCGGTCCGCGACCGGTTCCGGCGCGGTGCGCACGCGATCAAGATCATGACGTCCGGCGGTGTCATGTCCCTCACCGACCCGATCCGCATCCCGCAGTACTCCCCCGAAGAAGTCACCGCGATCACGACGGAGGCCGCGCGGCGCGGCAGCTACGTCGCGGCGCACGCGTACTCACCGGAGGCGATCAAGCACTCGGTCGAGAACGGCGTGCGTTCCATCGAGCACGGCAATCTGCTCGATGCCGCCACCGCGGAGCTGATGGCCAGGCACGAGGCGTTCCTGGTGCCGACCTTGGCCGCGTACGACGCGATCGAACGACGCGGCGACGAGTTCGGCCTCGCCGCCGTGTCGAAGGCCAAGAACCGGGAGGTCCTCGATTCCGGCCGGACCGCGATCGAACTGGCGAGGGCGGCCGGTGTGCGTGTCGGGTTCGGCACGGACCTGATGGGCGGCCTCGAGGACGAGCAGTTGCAGGGCCTGCGGCTGCAGGTGGACGTGGACGGTGTGCTGAACACGTTGCGGTCGGCCACATCGGTCAACGCCGACCTGATCGGCCGCGCCGACCTCGGCAGGGTACGCGCGGGCGGCGTGGCCGATCTGCTGATACTGGAGGGAAACCCGTTCGACGATCCGCGGGTCCTGTGGAGCGGTCAGGAGAATCGGACCGTCGTGCAGGCGGGCACACCGGTCGGCTGA
- a CDS encoding helix-turn-helix transcriptional regulator, translating into MDHPPADGVAAVAVLDEPTRRRLYEYVARHPTALSRDEIATALRVPRATVAFHLEKLVDEDLLDVGYERRNGRSGPGAGRPAKVYRRSQRQVAVQLPERRYDLAGHLLATAVEEADRTGQPVRAVLERQAYRFGRRLGETTHTDGVVAALEAQGFEPRTEGTQVLLGNCPFHTLAREHTQTICAMNLNLLDGLLTGIGDTGLTASLDPQPGHCCVRLRPPSA; encoded by the coding sequence GTGGATCACCCACCGGCCGACGGCGTGGCCGCGGTGGCGGTGTTGGACGAACCGACCCGGCGCAGGCTCTACGAGTACGTCGCCCGGCACCCGACCGCGCTCAGCCGCGACGAGATCGCCACGGCACTGCGCGTCCCCCGGGCGACCGTGGCGTTCCACCTGGAGAAACTGGTCGACGAGGATCTCCTGGACGTCGGCTACGAGCGGCGCAACGGCCGCAGCGGGCCAGGCGCCGGACGGCCCGCGAAGGTATACCGCCGGTCGCAGCGCCAGGTCGCCGTGCAGCTTCCGGAGCGCCGCTACGACCTGGCCGGGCACCTGCTGGCCACGGCCGTCGAGGAAGCCGACCGCACGGGTCAGCCGGTCCGTGCCGTCCTCGAGCGGCAGGCCTACCGGTTCGGCAGGCGGCTCGGCGAGACCACGCACACCGACGGTGTCGTCGCCGCACTCGAAGCGCAGGGGTTCGAACCACGGACCGAGGGCACGCAGGTCCTGCTCGGCAACTGCCCGTTCCACACCCTGGCACGAGAGCACACGCAGACCATCTGCGCGATGAACCTGAACCTGCTCGACGGCCTCCTCACCGGCATCGGCGACACCGGCCTCACCGCCAGCCTCGACCCCCAGCCGGGGCATTGTTGCGTCCGGCTCCGGCCACCCTCAGCCTGA
- a CDS encoding DUF5825 family protein: MRLTARWPDVLALTAVPSSQAVEAAERDGQRIRLGTPVRFGVSPSADTRALRFLVTAAERYVPVEWRMLGELPWPLHTVVHLPPPTETDGPGTAVAQQWRRQFDLALCTYRFGPGFVLLRDNRPGKERFRAHLGAGWVRPFRELVAGTGEDTRLLGELVSAGLAMRLGGQPPVVLAAHLRRWPVPCFAG; encoded by the coding sequence ATGAGGCTGACCGCGCGGTGGCCGGATGTGCTGGCGCTGACCGCTGTCCCGTCAAGCCAGGCCGTCGAGGCCGCTGAGCGCGACGGCCAGCGCATCCGGCTGGGTACCCCGGTGAGGTTCGGGGTCAGCCCGTCGGCGGACACCAGGGCTCTGCGGTTCCTGGTCACGGCGGCGGAGCGTTACGTGCCAGTGGAATGGCGCATGCTCGGCGAGTTGCCGTGGCCGTTGCACACCGTCGTCCACCTGCCGCCTCCCACCGAAACGGACGGCCCCGGTACGGCGGTCGCGCAGCAGTGGCGGCGTCAGTTCGACCTGGCCCTGTGCACCTACCGGTTCGGGCCTGGTTTCGTGCTGCTGCGGGACAACCGGCCCGGCAAGGAGCGGTTCCGCGCTCATCTGGGAGCCGGCTGGGTGCGGCCGTTCCGCGAACTGGTCGCCGGTACGGGCGAGGACACCCGGCTGCTCGGCGAACTGGTCTCGGCCGGTCTGGCGATGCGGCTGGGCGGCCAGCCCCCTGTCGTGCTGGCCGCCCATCTGCGCCGCTGGCCGGTGCCCTGTTTCGCCGGCTGA
- a CDS encoding RiPP maturation radical SAM C-methyltransferase — protein sequence MADEPAPAAPRTSLVCMPWQSLSRPSLGVGVLSAACRRDGLPPPAEYHGGLRFAEFLLDQTGGTLTPFDYTAVAETGFPHALGDWVFAGVLNGNDFGADGMADYAARNGIATRTLSAMRELAGAFVDLAADEVLAAGPELVGFSTTFMQNVPSLAVAKRLKQREPDLVVLFGGGNCDGPMGAALHRQFGFVDMVLRGEADETFPRLLRALAGAGDLAGVPGLCRRDRDGASVVNPVPARLVPPAGMNSPDFAGWFGEFDASPVSGYVEPELVVESARGCWWGEHHHCTFCGLNGTSMAFRAKPPDTFAAEVHDLVREHRVLDVMVVDNILDPSYLRTALPDLAGREWDLRMHYEVKANLTSAQIEVLRDAGVHSVQPGIESLVDDVLARMNKGVRAVRNVRTLRDCESAGLTVAWNWLYGFPGERQADYRAVLERLPALVHLQPPDGVTRIQLERFSPYFEDPSLGFPDRAPAEAYGHVYALPPETLRDLVYLFDTTPRGLTEQQADPLRAAVDAWTDRHAASTLVRKHIDGVTVLRDNRIGWPQEDHVLADAREQFAWTELEYGRSAQGLARRLADAGMGWDFDDLRCWLGELRERGLVFAEGGYFIALATTSAAPRPVHR from the coding sequence GTGGCTGACGAGCCGGCACCGGCCGCACCCAGGACGTCTCTGGTGTGCATGCCGTGGCAGTCGTTGTCCCGGCCCAGCCTCGGTGTGGGTGTGCTGAGTGCCGCGTGCCGCCGCGACGGGCTCCCGCCGCCCGCCGAATACCACGGTGGCCTGCGGTTCGCGGAGTTCCTGCTGGACCAGACCGGCGGCACGCTCACCCCGTTCGACTACACGGCCGTGGCCGAGACCGGGTTCCCGCACGCCCTTGGCGACTGGGTGTTCGCAGGTGTGCTGAACGGCAACGACTTCGGCGCTGACGGTATGGCGGACTACGCCGCCCGCAACGGGATCGCGACACGGACACTGTCGGCGATGCGGGAGCTGGCCGGCGCCTTCGTCGACCTGGCCGCCGACGAGGTCCTGGCGGCCGGCCCCGAACTCGTCGGGTTCAGCACCACGTTCATGCAGAACGTGCCCAGCCTCGCCGTGGCCAAGCGGCTCAAACAACGCGAGCCGGACCTGGTCGTGCTCTTCGGCGGCGGCAACTGCGACGGGCCGATGGGCGCGGCCCTGCACCGCCAGTTCGGCTTCGTCGACATGGTGCTGCGCGGTGAGGCCGACGAGACGTTCCCCCGGCTGCTGCGTGCTCTCGCAGGTGCCGGTGACCTGGCTGGCGTGCCGGGGCTGTGCCGGCGCGACCGTGACGGGGCCAGCGTGGTCAACCCCGTCCCCGCGCGGCTCGTGCCGCCGGCGGGAATGAACTCGCCGGACTTCGCGGGGTGGTTCGGCGAGTTCGACGCCTCACCGGTGAGCGGGTACGTCGAGCCGGAACTGGTGGTGGAGTCGGCGCGCGGGTGCTGGTGGGGCGAACACCACCACTGCACGTTCTGCGGGCTCAACGGCACGTCGATGGCGTTCCGGGCCAAGCCTCCGGACACCTTCGCCGCCGAGGTGCACGATCTCGTGCGTGAGCACCGGGTGCTCGACGTGATGGTCGTCGACAACATCCTGGACCCGTCGTACCTGCGCACCGCCCTGCCGGACCTGGCCGGGCGGGAATGGGACCTGCGGATGCACTACGAGGTGAAGGCGAACCTGACCAGCGCCCAGATCGAGGTGCTGCGGGACGCGGGCGTGCACAGCGTCCAGCCCGGGATCGAGTCCCTCGTCGACGACGTGCTCGCGCGGATGAACAAGGGCGTCCGGGCGGTCCGCAACGTCCGGACGCTGCGCGACTGCGAGTCGGCTGGGCTGACGGTGGCGTGGAACTGGCTCTACGGCTTCCCCGGTGAGCGCCAAGCCGACTACCGGGCGGTGCTGGAAAGGCTGCCCGCGTTGGTCCACTTGCAACCGCCGGACGGGGTGACGCGCATCCAGCTGGAACGCTTCAGCCCCTACTTCGAGGACCCGTCGCTCGGCTTTCCCGACCGGGCGCCCGCGGAGGCGTACGGGCATGTCTACGCGCTGCCACCGGAAACGTTGCGGGACTTGGTCTACCTGTTCGACACGACGCCACGTGGTCTCACCGAGCAGCAGGCCGATCCCCTGCGCGCGGCCGTCGACGCGTGGACCGACCGGCATGCCGCGAGCACTCTCGTACGCAAGCACATTGACGGTGTGACGGTTCTCCGTGACAACAGAATCGGCTGGCCACAGGAGGATCACGTGCTGGCGGACGCGCGGGAGCAGTTCGCGTGGACGGAACTGGAGTACGGCCGGTCGGCGCAAGGCCTGGCCCGCCGGCTGGCTGACGCCGGGATGGGCTGGGACTTCGACGACCTGCGGTGCTGGCTGGGTGAACTGCGGGAGCGCGGCCTGGTGTTCGCCGAAGGCGGGTACTTCATCGCGCTTGCCACGACGTCCGCCGCGCCCCGGCCGGTGCACCGATGA